The stretch of DNA GAAGCGGCGCGCCGGGCTGGTATGAAAGCGGTCGGCGTGCGCACGACGCATCCTGATTTGGAAGCCGATTGGGTCTTTACATCATTGGCTGAAATGCCGCGCGACTTCTTTGCGCGGCTGGCCGGCTAGAGCGGTTTGCAATTGCGTTTACGGGAGCAGCTTGTGTCGGGACAGTACCGCGCGCGTGAGCAAGCGGTGCGTCAAGCTTACGCCATTGGCCGAATCGCACAGGCTCCGCTTGCTCACGCGCGCGGTACCGTCTCGCGCCCGTAAACTGAAGCGAAAACCGATCTAAGTTATTGCGGCAAGTGTTCGAGCAGCCGTTCAATGTCGGCGTGGGTATTGTAAAAATGCGGTGAAATGCGCAACCGTCCCAACCGCGCGGTCGTGATGATTTGTTGCGCTTCGAGTTGCTGGTAAAGCTGTTCGGCAGTGTGATGGTCGTGTTGACAGGCAATAATGGCTGACGCCTCGTCGGGGCGGCGCGAACTGACGAGCTGATAGCCGCGCTCGCGCAAGCCTGTGCAAAGATAATCGCCGAGTTCGAGCAAGTGAGTTTCGATGCGTTCAAGCCCCACTTGCAAAAACAGTTCAACCGCCGCGCCCAAGCCGCGCACGCCTGCCGTGTTGAGCGCGCCGGGTTCAAAACGTTGTGCGTTGGCCGCCCAGGGCTGGTTGAAATTGTCCATGTCAAAAGGCCGTTCGACCGAGAGCCAGCCGACCAAGGTAGGTTTAACGCGCTCCAGCGCACGACGCGAAACATAAAACAACGCGACGCCTTCCGGCCCCAGCAAAAACTTGTGTGCATCGGCAGCGAGCGCGTCAATACAGGCCGCTTGCACATCCAGCCGCAACGCGCCCAGCCCTTGAATCGCATCCACGACAAACAAAATATCGCGCGCGCGGCAATGGCGGCCAATCGTCACGAGGTCGTTGCGAAAGCCGCTGGCGAATTCGACAAAGCTGAGCGTGACGGCGCGGGTGCGTTCGTCAATCAGGCTGAGGATTTCTTCCGTCTCCAACCGCCCGTCTCGTTCCTGGGCGAAACGGATTTCAACACCGTGTTTACGCGCCACTCGTTGCCAGGGAATGACATTGGCGGGGAATTCGCACGCCGCCGTGACGAGGTTGTCGCCCGCGCGCCAGCCAATGCCGTTGGCGATCATGGCCAAGCCAGCGGAGGTGTTGGGCGCAAAGGCGATTTCATCCGGCTGGGCGTTGATGAATTGCGCGCACAATTCACGCGTGCGTTTGACTGCGGCAAACCAGTCCAAATAGTTGATGGCGCCGTGATCCCGCTGGTCGCGCAGATGGCGCTCCATCGCTGTGTAAACGGGCACGGGCAGCACGCCGACAGCGGCGTGGTTGAGATAGGTGCAGTGTTGCGTGACAGGGAAGAGTTGGCGGATTTCGTCATTCATAACAGCAGTGGTCAGCGGTCAGTGGTCAGTGGTCGGATACGGTTACCGTTCACTGATCACTGACCGCTAATTCAAAGCAAGTGCGAACCATCCCAACCGCGAGCTTGCGATGGTTGTAAATGGTGGCGTGGGCGTAGGGTGCGAGCTGCGCGAGTTGCTCAGCGTTGAGCACGCCGAGTTGCCGCAGCGTTTCGATGACGACGGGATCGCGGGCGCGCCTGATGTCGCCGTCTTCGACTTTGATTGCGATGCCCAGTCCGCGCGGGTAGCGTTCGCAAGGGAGCAAGCCGAGCAATTGCACGCCTTCCGCCCCGACTTTGGAAATGAGCTGGCCGTGCGCCACCCGCATCAA from Acidobacteriota bacterium encodes:
- a CDS encoding aminotransferase class V-fold PLP-dependent enzyme, whose amino-acid sequence is MNDEIRQLFPVTQHCTYLNHAAVGVLPVPVYTAMERHLRDQRDHGAINYLDWFAAVKRTRELCAQFINAQPDEIAFAPNTSAGLAMIANGIGWRAGDNLVTAACEFPANVIPWQRVARKHGVEIRFAQERDGRLETEEILSLIDERTRAVTLSFVEFASGFRNDLVTIGRHCRARDILFVVDAIQGLGALRLDVQAACIDALAADAHKFLLGPEGVALFYVSRRALERVKPTLVGWLSVERPFDMDNFNQPWAANAQRFEPGALNTAGVRGLGAAVELFLQVGLERIETHLLELGDYLCTGLRERGYQLVSSRRPDEASAIIACQHDHHTAEQLYQQLEAQQIITTARLGRLRISPHFYNTHADIERLLEHLPQ